A region of Lichenibacterium dinghuense DNA encodes the following proteins:
- a CDS encoding AAA family ATPase, whose product MNEQPQPERQTAHVESAEVIRLTQPETNTSDVSAIALQQDEDGEEPLPLPARPRERSMLSLLASAAFEGAMGAALMHRLRTPGDGLCICVGVPDASWEGPLREMAAEVGRPVRIMFRDAAARPSSDYESTVSAIRWLQGGAAVLCVSQDVRTGVRPEFHSVADATIRVQAPNPAMIAGVISALHDGRKLRRIPSDLGQGLTLHEIAACLRLDEAGRRTVARLQRAQRAKGSSAVDADGPRLEDLAGYGTAADWGKGLREGIAEYRAGRVPWRQLDAQALLYGPPGTGKSWFAPALARSLDVRCIRTSVGGWFNSNAGDLGGTIKAAASVFAEARTEARARGAVVLFLDEIDGLPNRGALDAREGSWWRPVVNYVLATLDGGGSDMEGIVLVAATNDIDAVDPALLRPGRFGTHHHVGPPGLRDLASIMVHHLGGPSCPLPRNALEGVLRTCVGTAQAQVASWARTALRRARAEGREVWLAGR is encoded by the coding sequence ATGAACGAGCAACCGCAGCCCGAGCGGCAGACAGCGCATGTCGAGTCGGCGGAAGTCATTCGGCTGACCCAGCCGGAAACGAACACGTCGGACGTCTCGGCAATAGCCCTGCAACAGGATGAGGACGGGGAGGAACCGCTCCCCCTGCCGGCGAGACCGCGGGAGCGCAGCATGCTGTCCTTGCTCGCCTCCGCCGCTTTCGAGGGCGCCATGGGTGCGGCGCTGATGCACCGGCTCAGGACCCCGGGCGATGGTCTCTGCATTTGTGTAGGGGTCCCGGACGCATCCTGGGAAGGGCCGCTCCGGGAGATGGCGGCGGAGGTCGGCCGACCCGTGAGGATTATGTTCCGCGACGCGGCCGCTCGTCCCTCGAGCGATTACGAATCCACCGTCTCCGCGATCCGGTGGCTGCAAGGCGGCGCGGCCGTGCTGTGCGTCTCCCAGGATGTCCGGACCGGCGTGCGACCGGAGTTCCACTCGGTCGCGGACGCGACGATCCGCGTGCAGGCCCCGAATCCTGCGATGATCGCGGGCGTCATCTCCGCCCTGCATGACGGCCGTAAGCTGCGCAGGATCCCGTCCGACCTCGGACAGGGCCTGACCTTGCACGAGATCGCGGCCTGCCTGCGCCTGGACGAGGCTGGCAGACGAACCGTCGCACGGCTGCAGCGTGCCCAGCGCGCGAAGGGGTCGTCGGCGGTCGACGCCGACGGCCCGCGCTTGGAGGACCTCGCCGGTTACGGGACGGCGGCCGACTGGGGCAAGGGCCTTCGGGAAGGCATCGCGGAATATCGTGCCGGACGGGTCCCCTGGCGCCAGCTCGACGCGCAGGCGCTCCTGTATGGTCCACCCGGCACCGGGAAGAGCTGGTTCGCGCCCGCGTTGGCCAGAAGCCTGGACGTCCGCTGCATTCGGACGAGCGTGGGTGGCTGGTTCAACTCGAACGCCGGCGACCTGGGCGGGACGATCAAGGCCGCGGCTTCCGTCTTCGCCGAGGCCCGCACCGAGGCGCGTGCCCGCGGCGCCGTCGTCCTGTTCCTCGACGAGATTGACGGGCTGCCCAACCGCGGCGCGCTCGATGCCAGGGAGGGCTCCTGGTGGCGCCCGGTGGTGAACTATGTCTTGGCCACTCTCGACGGCGGGGGGAGCGACATGGAAGGCATCGTGCTCGTGGCCGCGACCAACGACATCGACGCCGTCGATCCCGCCCTGCTGCGACCGGGACGGTTCGGCACCCACCACCACGTGGGTCCGCCGGGTCTCCGGGATCTCGCCTCCATCATGGTCCATCACCTCGGCGGACCGTCCTGCCCCCTGCCCCGCAACGCCTTGGAAGGCGTCCTGCGGACGTGTGTCGGCACGGCTCAGGCGCAGGTCGCCTCCTGGGCCAGGACCGCCCTGCGCAGGGCGAGGGCGGAAGGGCGCGAGGTCTGGCTAGCAGGCCGCTGA
- a CDS encoding 3'-5' exonuclease yields MATTIDGGRPASDSTRTGLAQADLFGGERHGIAPRAAWQGVASPKRRHTPAAPNPEGAARLLDAHDDYRVLRRLKPRPVDSAYRRVPGQGIALLVDVETTGLDHRQHEVIEIGMVAFAHDAEGRIGPVVGVLGMLHEPKGEISAEITRLTGITAEMVTGQAIDMSAVRALVEPADLVIAHNAKFDRAFCERLDDSFRHKAWACSVAEVPWRDIGFEGAKLGYLVHGCGLFHNGHRAVDDCHALLEVLARDAAGATPFSHLLRSSGRTRVRVWAERAPFEMKDVLKARGYRWSGGDDGRPKAWWTEIDEDDFRAEVRFLEREVYMREVELRRDVLTAYERYRAV; encoded by the coding sequence ATGGCCACGACCATCGACGGGGGGAGGCCTGCGTCGGACTCAACCCGGACGGGCCTGGCCCAGGCCGACCTATTTGGCGGTGAGAGGCACGGTATCGCACCTCGGGCGGCTTGGCAGGGCGTCGCGTCGCCGAAGCGCCGGCATACGCCCGCCGCGCCGAATCCGGAAGGAGCAGCACGCCTCCTGGACGCTCACGACGACTACCGTGTGCTCAGACGCCTTAAGCCGCGTCCCGTCGACAGCGCCTATCGGCGTGTGCCGGGCCAGGGCATCGCATTGCTGGTCGACGTCGAGACCACTGGTCTCGACCACCGCCAGCACGAGGTGATCGAGATCGGCATGGTGGCATTCGCGCACGACGCCGAGGGGCGCATCGGCCCCGTGGTGGGCGTGCTCGGCATGCTGCACGAGCCGAAGGGCGAGATCTCGGCCGAGATCACCCGCCTCACCGGCATCACGGCCGAGATGGTGACGGGACAGGCCATCGACATGTCCGCCGTGCGGGCCCTGGTCGAGCCGGCCGACCTCGTCATCGCCCACAACGCCAAGTTCGACCGCGCCTTCTGCGAGCGGCTCGACGACAGCTTTCGCCACAAGGCTTGGGCCTGCTCGGTGGCCGAGGTGCCGTGGCGCGACATCGGCTTCGAGGGCGCCAAGCTCGGCTACCTCGTCCACGGCTGCGGCCTGTTCCACAACGGGCACCGGGCGGTCGACGACTGCCACGCCCTGTTGGAGGTGCTGGCCCGCGATGCCGCCGGCGCGACACCCTTCTCCCACCTCCTGCGATCCTCAGGCCGCACGCGGGTGCGGGTGTGGGCCGAGCGAGCACCCTTCGAAATGAAGGACGTGCTGAAGGCCCGCGGTTATCGCTGGAGTGGGGGTGACGACGGCCGGCCGAAGGCTTGGTGGACGGAGATCGACGAGGACGACTTCAGAGCGGAAGTACGCTTCCTCGAACGCGAGGTTTATATGCGCGAGGTGGAACTGCGGCGCGATGTTCTGACCGCCTACGAGCGTTACAGGGCAGTTTAG
- a CDS encoding metallophosphoesterase, with amino-acid sequence MLDFPTNDRTGPRVRKPRERKAGPDSATTPSVARLQVVSDLHLDSGPHALPTLVPGVDAVVVAGDTASGAAKAYAFLRAAFPRPTPLVVVLGNGEFHGRPIGRERHAARSLATIHDITLLDDSVAEVAGLRFVGATLWTDYLLRGTSGQPDTMFAATTGIEDHKRISLFPEPWIRFRPYDALAQHHASRRFLAGQLDRRDARPTVVVSHHAPSRRSLGRAAVGILDGCFASDLDDIVAASGASLWIHGHVHACCDYMLGRTRVLSNPRGRHPSVDFDPSLVVEVTLDDRERHQTGPMRRADERWA; translated from the coding sequence ATGCTCGACTTCCCGACGAACGACAGGACCGGACCGCGCGTGCGGAAGCCCCGCGAGCGGAAGGCCGGGCCGGACTCGGCCACCACTCCGAGCGTCGCCCGGTTGCAGGTGGTCAGCGATTTGCACCTCGACTCAGGACCGCACGCCCTCCCTACGCTCGTGCCCGGCGTCGATGCAGTGGTGGTGGCCGGGGACACCGCCTCCGGGGCCGCGAAGGCCTACGCGTTCCTGAGGGCGGCCTTCCCGCGCCCCACGCCGCTGGTCGTCGTGCTCGGCAACGGGGAATTTCATGGACGTCCCATAGGTCGTGAAAGACATGCTGCGCGTTCGCTGGCGACAATCCATGACATAACGCTGCTCGACGACAGCGTGGCCGAGGTCGCCGGGTTGCGCTTCGTCGGTGCCACGCTGTGGACCGACTACCTGTTGCGCGGGACCTCCGGGCAGCCGGACACCATGTTCGCGGCCACGACCGGCATCGAGGACCACAAGCGCATCTCCCTCTTCCCGGAGCCCTGGATCCGGTTCAGGCCCTACGACGCGCTCGCGCAGCACCACGCGAGCCGCAGGTTCCTGGCGGGCCAACTCGACCGGCGGGACGCGCGCCCGACCGTCGTGGTGAGTCACCACGCCCCGAGCCGGCGCAGCCTGGGGCGGGCAGCCGTCGGCATACTGGACGGTTGCTTCGCCAGCGACCTCGACGACATCGTCGCCGCGAGCGGGGCGTCGCTCTGGATACATGGGCACGTCCACGCATGCTGCGACTACATGCTCGGCCGCACGCGTGTGCTCTCCAACCCGAGAGGTCGCCATCCGAGCGTCGACTTCGATCCCTCGCTCGTGGTCGAGGTGACGCTCGATGATCGGGAACGGCATCAGACGGGTCCGATGCGCCGCGCGGACGAGCGATGGGCATGA
- a CDS encoding MarR family winged helix-turn-helix transcriptional regulator, giving the protein MVHASGGAKRQGKNVHNTGISSQLRDLHSALLDIVAVMNRPQRDQAIIDEAGIKLDRALFPLVVILDCHGPIGIVDLADRVGRDHTTVSRQVAKLESLGLVERRLGATDRRVREASVTPAGKAMNDAIDAARERLATAALGSWTIEDLDRLVHLLRRFAETIRS; this is encoded by the coding sequence ATGGTGCACGCATCAGGCGGTGCGAAGCGGCAAGGGAAAAACGTGCATAATACAGGTATCTCTTCCCAACTCAGGGACCTGCATAGCGCGTTGCTTGACATCGTCGCCGTGATGAATCGGCCACAGAGGGATCAGGCGATCATCGACGAGGCCGGCATCAAGCTCGACAGGGCGCTGTTTCCCCTGGTCGTCATCTTGGACTGCCATGGCCCGATCGGCATCGTCGACCTCGCCGACCGGGTGGGACGGGACCACACGACGGTCAGTCGCCAAGTGGCCAAGCTCGAAAGCCTCGGGCTCGTTGAGCGACGACTTGGCGCGACCGATAGGCGGGTCAGGGAGGCTTCCGTGACGCCGGCCGGCAAGGCGATGAATGACGCCATCGATGCCGCGCGCGAGCGACTTGCCACCGCGGCCCTCGGCTCATGGACCATCGAGGATCTCGACCGCCTGGTGCATCTACTTCGGAGGTTCGCCGAAACAATCAGAAGCTGA
- a CDS encoding AAA family ATPase → MADDIISGAIRVVALAAAGRDASLSDLPRLLRHALRPIDNAARALIAAEIAVVAPTLGQEATSWSLHPGTPSWRPLATSLDELAVKEDTPTLHGLADAVRLTSMTVAEVCELPDQALRLARSLHAAKRVAGRAGVDASTLADVERCSIGWMALATRCVEPGPTQLRSGHSLAFEIGSDLTEAIETVLEIGAQGEAKAGTPCLTDAATPDPARAAVQHAHVMVCPPIAGRDRSLTEVVRAHAHVVGVGLPLTAAPDMASVLRTLSEEYPYALAAIDRLLVPLTGACSVRLPPTLLVGPPGSGKSRLARRLAELLGTCLWRTDAARSDNSSFGGTDRRWATAESCHPFLAVSRSRTANPFVLIDEVDKAGVGRHNGRLWDALLGFLEPETSRAYPDPQLQVELDLSHVAFVMTCNEVGGLPSPLLDRCRVVQVPAPLPCHLDALLPSVMCGIAADDGLDERWVEPLTSAERSMVARHWRGGSVRHLSRLVAAVVRARARSQPIH, encoded by the coding sequence ATGGCCGACGACATCATCTCCGGTGCGATCAGGGTGGTGGCCTTGGCGGCAGCCGGTCGGGACGCATCCCTTTCGGACCTCCCGCGCCTCCTCAGGCACGCCCTGCGGCCGATCGACAACGCCGCCAGGGCGTTGATCGCGGCCGAGATCGCGGTCGTCGCCCCCACCCTGGGACAAGAGGCAACCTCGTGGTCGCTCCACCCGGGCACGCCATCATGGCGGCCGCTCGCGACCTCGCTGGACGAACTCGCCGTCAAGGAGGACACCCCCACGCTCCACGGTCTCGCGGACGCGGTACGCCTCACGTCCATGACCGTGGCCGAAGTCTGCGAGTTGCCGGACCAGGCGCTTCGCCTCGCCCGCTCGCTGCATGCCGCCAAGCGCGTTGCCGGCCGCGCCGGGGTCGACGCCTCGACGCTCGCGGACGTCGAGCGCTGCAGCATTGGCTGGATGGCTCTCGCCACGCGCTGCGTCGAACCGGGTCCGACGCAGCTTCGGTCCGGACACAGCCTCGCGTTCGAGATCGGCTCGGATCTCACCGAGGCCATCGAGACGGTCCTGGAGATCGGGGCTCAAGGTGAGGCGAAAGCCGGTACGCCCTGCCTCACCGACGCCGCGACGCCGGATCCCGCACGGGCGGCGGTTCAGCACGCACACGTCATGGTCTGCCCTCCCATAGCCGGGCGGGACAGGTCGCTGACCGAGGTGGTGAGGGCGCACGCGCACGTGGTCGGCGTCGGCCTGCCGCTCACGGCCGCGCCGGACATGGCATCGGTCCTTCGGACGCTTTCCGAGGAGTACCCCTATGCCCTCGCCGCCATCGATAGGCTGCTCGTCCCCCTGACCGGAGCCTGCTCCGTCCGCCTTCCCCCGACGCTGCTCGTCGGCCCGCCCGGCTCCGGGAAGAGCCGACTCGCGCGTCGGCTCGCCGAGTTGCTCGGCACATGCCTCTGGCGGACGGATGCCGCCCGGTCGGACAACTCGTCCTTCGGCGGCACCGACCGACGCTGGGCGACTGCGGAGTCCTGCCACCCGTTCCTTGCCGTGTCTCGCAGCAGGACCGCAAATCCCTTTGTCCTCATCGACGAGGTGGATAAGGCGGGTGTTGGTCGGCACAACGGCAGGCTCTGGGACGCCCTCCTCGGGTTCCTCGAACCCGAGACGTCCCGCGCTTATCCGGATCCCCAGCTCCAGGTCGAGCTGGACCTCTCGCATGTCGCGTTCGTCATGACATGCAACGAGGTCGGCGGCCTGCCCTCCCCGCTGCTGGATCGCTGCAGGGTTGTGCAGGTCCCCGCCCCTCTCCCCTGCCATCTCGACGCGCTCCTGCCCTCCGTCATGTGCGGGATCGCCGCCGACGACGGACTGGACGAGAGGTGGGTGGAACCGCTGACGTCCGCCGAGCGGAGCATGGTCGCGAGGCACTGGCGCGGCGGCAGCGTGCGCCATCTCAGCCGCCTCGTGGCGGCCGTGGTCCGGGCACGCGCCCGCAGCCAACCCATCCACTGA
- a CDS encoding metallophosphoesterase, whose product MFSDTVPPCWGGDGASARAQTPTSHPPLRIQVLSDLNVDSFDMPLPRLAPGTDAVVVAGDTCEGAEKAFAYLRAAFPPPTTILVVLGNHAFHGRTIIGELNRARELAPGYGIKLLENGTALVGGVRFVGATMWSGYDIRGERNMLDAMAAAARGSADHQRIKLVDKTSLWFTPKHARALFETSTAYLTRIFGEPWDGPTVVVTHHAPSARSLQPGWDDDPLAPTLASNLDRMVEASGAALWIHGHPYAACEYRIGATRVICNPRGSGEGNPAFDPALVVEVPR is encoded by the coding sequence ATGTTCTCCGATACCGTGCCGCCCTGCTGGGGTGGCGACGGCGCGAGCGCTCGCGCCCAGACGCCGACAAGCCATCCCCCGCTCCGCATCCAGGTTCTCTCGGACCTGAACGTCGACTCCTTCGACATGCCCCTGCCCCGCCTGGCACCCGGCACCGACGCCGTGGTCGTCGCCGGCGACACATGCGAAGGGGCCGAGAAGGCCTTTGCGTACCTGCGGGCGGCGTTCCCGCCGCCCACCACCATCCTGGTGGTGCTCGGCAACCACGCCTTCCACGGGCGCACCATCATCGGTGAGCTGAACCGCGCGCGTGAACTCGCGCCCGGCTACGGCATCAAGCTCTTGGAGAACGGGACCGCCCTGGTCGGCGGCGTCCGGTTCGTGGGGGCGACCATGTGGTCCGGCTACGACATCCGTGGCGAGCGGAACATGCTGGACGCCATGGCCGCAGCGGCCCGAGGCTCGGCAGACCACCAACGCATCAAACTCGTGGACAAGACCTCCCTTTGGTTCACGCCGAAGCATGCCCGCGCCCTGTTCGAGACCTCGACGGCGTACCTCACGCGGATCTTCGGCGAGCCATGGGACGGCCCGACCGTCGTCGTCACGCACCATGCGCCGAGCGCCAGGAGCCTCCAGCCAGGCTGGGATGACGACCCCCTCGCCCCGACGCTTGCAAGCAACCTCGACCGCATGGTCGAGGCGAGCGGTGCCGCGCTCTGGATCCATGGCCACCCGTACGCCGCCTGTGAGTACCGCATCGGCGCCACGCGGGTGATCTGCAACCCGCGCGGCTCGGGCGAGGGCAATCCCGCCTTCGACCCGGCCCTCGTCGTCGAGGTTCCGCGCTGA
- a CDS encoding 2OG-Fe(II) oxygenase: protein MPNLAADLARLLDGIERPGDFSVGGLCDLLAPHLEIDGVGTVALPLLPIQAEQIVAVAERAPFGRGEQTLVDTSVRRTWQIGTGLVSIAGAGWARTLAGIVESAAEGLGVDGPVRAEFYKLLVYDVGGFFAGHRDTEKVPGMFATLVIVLPSPGSGGELVVRHAGQEVSYVMRPPEPSQAAFAAFYADCLHEVLPVTSGWRLTLVYNLVRAAPGGTLRAPDHGPERLGLTKRLGRWDGDAPAKLVVPLAHAYTPAGLSFDALKGIDAARAAVLAEAAATADCDLYLGLLTIKESGSAEEMGGWGYGRRGSYDEDAFEVVEVLDREVVLSDWQRLDGTPASLGPLPVEDGEVTPADALDNLAPDDQSFREATGNEGASFERTYRHVALVVWPKANRLAVINQGGLAATLPLLADYAERWVAEAGGDRASPAWGEAHALSGHMLASWSLGRRGYGPASDKAVTLLGSLCHLRDVERVEQALGQIVASGFYFAGQAPEILASLRLLPRERIASVLEAVVAGNAGIAFADAADLLKAAAKPGVLDIEPGALRPAAHALLAAMPDPSMATAEHSWSGGPRKVGSGAVADGLAAIERIDVGLARKAVDIMLTHPILYGLDDAVIPALLELGDEGATDARERLRSVSLAHLERRIAEPLVEPVDWRRDATLICDCRLCADLGRFLADPKREAWTLKASEHDRSHVENTVRNSGSDLACKTLKQGRPYTLVCVKTDASYRLRVGQRERDLAARARLSGTSA, encoded by the coding sequence ATGCCGAATCTTGCGGCAGACCTCGCGCGCCTCCTCGACGGGATCGAGCGGCCGGGCGACTTCAGCGTCGGCGGCCTCTGTGACCTGCTGGCCCCACATCTGGAGATCGACGGCGTCGGCACCGTCGCGCTGCCGCTGCTGCCGATCCAGGCCGAGCAGATCGTCGCGGTCGCGGAGCGCGCCCCGTTCGGCCGCGGCGAGCAGACCCTGGTGGACACAAGCGTGCGCCGCACGTGGCAGATCGGCACCGGCTTGGTTTCCATCGCGGGCGCCGGATGGGCGAGGACGCTAGCCGGCATCGTCGAGAGCGCCGCGGAGGGGCTCGGGGTCGACGGTCCCGTCAGGGCGGAGTTCTACAAACTCCTTGTCTACGACGTCGGCGGCTTCTTCGCCGGGCATCGCGACACCGAGAAGGTTCCCGGCATGTTCGCGACACTGGTCATCGTCTTGCCCTCGCCGGGCAGCGGCGGCGAACTCGTGGTCCGGCATGCGGGACAGGAGGTCAGCTATGTCATGCGACCGCCCGAGCCGTCCCAGGCCGCGTTCGCGGCATTCTACGCCGACTGCTTGCACGAAGTCCTACCGGTCACGTCAGGCTGGCGCCTGACGCTGGTGTACAACCTCGTTCGCGCCGCGCCGGGTGGCACGCTGCGGGCACCCGACCACGGCCCCGAACGCCTCGGATTGACAAAACGGCTCGGGCGTTGGGACGGCGACGCTCCCGCCAAACTCGTGGTTCCCCTGGCTCACGCCTACACGCCCGCCGGCCTCTCGTTCGACGCTCTCAAAGGCATCGATGCCGCCAGGGCGGCCGTGCTCGCCGAAGCCGCAGCGACCGCGGACTGCGACCTGTACCTGGGCCTGCTGACAATCAAGGAAAGCGGGAGCGCGGAGGAGATGGGCGGTTGGGGCTACGGTCGCCGTGGCAGCTATGACGAGGACGCGTTCGAAGTCGTCGAGGTGCTCGACCGCGAGGTGGTCCTGTCCGACTGGCAGCGGCTCGACGGCACGCCGGCGTCGCTCGGCCCCTTGCCGGTCGAGGACGGCGAGGTCACGCCTGCCGATGCCCTGGACAACCTGGCACCCGACGACCAGAGCTTCCGCGAGGCGACTGGCAACGAGGGTGCCTCCTTCGAGCGAACCTACCGCCACGTGGCGCTCGTGGTCTGGCCGAAGGCGAATCGCCTGGCGGTCATCAACCAGGGCGGTCTCGCGGCCACACTCCCCTTGTTGGCGGATTATGCCGAACGCTGGGTCGCCGAGGCGGGCGGCGATCGCGCCTCGCCGGCATGGGGCGAGGCACATGCCCTGTCGGGCCACATGCTGGCTTCATGGTCGCTGGGACGTCGAGGCTACGGACCCGCGTCGGACAAGGCGGTGACTCTGCTCGGATCGCTGTGCCACCTCCGCGACGTCGAGCGAGTCGAGCAGGCCCTCGGCCAAATTGTGGCGAGCGGCTTCTACTTCGCGGGACAGGCGCCGGAGATCCTCGCGTCGCTGCGCTTGCTGCCGCGGGAACGCATCGCCTCTGTCCTGGAGGCCGTCGTGGCCGGCAATGCCGGGATCGCCTTCGCGGATGCGGCGGACCTCCTGAAGGCGGCGGCCAAGCCGGGAGTGCTCGACATCGAACCCGGCGCCCTCCGGCCTGCCGCCCATGCACTGTTGGCCGCCATGCCCGATCCCTCGATGGCCACAGCGGAGCATTCCTGGAGCGGCGGCCCTCGCAAGGTCGGCTCTGGGGCGGTGGCGGACGGATTGGCTGCCATCGAACGCATCGATGTCGGCCTCGCGCGAAAGGCCGTCGACATCATGCTGACCCATCCGATCCTTTACGGGCTCGATGACGCCGTGATCCCTGCACTGCTCGAGTTGGGCGACGAGGGCGCCACCGATGCACGGGAGCGCCTGCGGTCCGTCAGCTTGGCCCACCTCGAGAGGCGCATCGCGGAGCCCCTCGTGGAGCCCGTCGACTGGAGGCGCGATGCGACGCTGATATGCGACTGCCGGCTCTGCGCCGATCTCGGCCGTTTCCTCGCCGACCCAAAACGCGAGGCCTGGACCCTGAAAGCGTCCGAGCACGATCGCTCGCACGTGGAGAACACAGTCCGCAACAGCGGCAGCGACCTAGCCTGCAAGACGCTGAAGCAGGGCCGGCCCTACACGCTCGTCTGTGTCAAAACAGACGCCAGCTACCGCCTTCGGGTCGGGCAGCGCGAGCGGGACCTCGCCGCCCGTGCCCGCCTGTCGGGCACGTCGGCTTAG
- a CDS encoding IS5 family transposase produces the protein MRGQDSRSGSLFSYVDLEQRVRSDHPLRTIRALVNEALASLDGRFGEIYSEIGRPSIPPEQLLRAMLLQVFYSVRSERQLMEQLDFNLLFRWFVGLGIDDPVWDASTFSKNRDRLLDGSVAAAFLSAVLAIPRVKRLLSQDHFSVDGTLIQAWASMKSFRPRHGDTPPNPPASAEPPAGGRGGRGGRNAEADFHGERLSNDTHRSVTDPEARLYRKGRGREARLCFMGHALMENRHGLIVDGCVTEANGHAERTAALAMIEKRADRPGRITLGADKGYDAEDFVNELRSMNVTPHIARNTAKRRSAVDGRTTRHPGYAVSQRIRKRIEEGFGWGKEFGLLRRIRMRGRERVDMAFAVSAAACNLIRLPKLLAEPAVA, from the coding sequence GTGCGCGGACAGGACAGCCGGAGCGGCTCGCTGTTTTCCTACGTGGACCTGGAGCAGCGGGTCCGTTCGGATCATCCCCTGCGTACGATCCGGGCTTTGGTGAACGAAGCTCTGGCGTCGCTCGACGGGCGCTTCGGCGAGATCTACTCGGAGATCGGCCGTCCCTCGATCCCGCCCGAGCAGCTGCTGCGGGCGATGCTGCTGCAGGTCTTCTATTCGGTGCGGTCCGAGCGCCAGCTGATGGAGCAGCTCGACTTCAACCTTCTGTTCCGCTGGTTCGTGGGCTTGGGCATCGACGATCCCGTGTGGGACGCCTCGACCTTCTCCAAGAACCGCGACCGCCTGCTCGACGGCAGCGTGGCGGCGGCGTTCCTGAGTGCGGTGCTGGCCATCCCGCGGGTGAAGCGGCTGCTGTCGCAGGACCACTTCAGCGTGGACGGCACGCTGATCCAGGCCTGGGCCTCGATGAAGAGCTTCAGGCCCAGGCACGGCGACACGCCGCCGAACCCGCCCGCTTCTGCCGAGCCGCCCGCGGGCGGGCGCGGTGGACGCGGTGGACGCAATGCCGAGGCGGACTTCCACGGGGAGCGCCTGAGCAACGACACGCATCGGAGCGTCACGGATCCCGAGGCGCGGCTTTACCGCAAGGGACGGGGCCGGGAAGCCAGGCTGTGCTTCATGGGGCATGCGCTGATGGAGAACCGCCATGGGCTGATCGTGGACGGCTGCGTGACCGAGGCCAACGGCCACGCCGAGCGCACCGCGGCCCTCGCCATGATCGAGAAACGCGCCGATCGGCCGGGCCGCATCACGCTCGGGGCCGACAAGGGGTATGACGCCGAGGACTTCGTCAACGAGCTGCGGAGCATGAACGTCACGCCGCACATCGCCCGCAACACGGCCAAGCGCCGCTCGGCCGTCGACGGGCGCACGACGCGTCACCCCGGCTACGCCGTGAGCCAGCGCATCCGCAAGCGCATCGAGGAGGGGTTCGGCTGGGGCAAGGAGTTCGGGCTGCTGCGCCGCATCCGGATGCGCGGCCGCGAGCGGGTCGACATGGCCTTCGCCGTCTCGGCCGCGGCCTGCAACCTCATACGCCTGCCAAAGCTGCTGGCCGAACCAGCGGTGGCGTGA